Proteins found in one Bremerella volcania genomic segment:
- a CDS encoding S8 family serine peptidase, whose product MSVTRRRNRPAARWSHSTLGRLGTFEALEERRLLAVDLSFVPSAGTVSEENGLQILTTSPGSVLQFSVRLQGLVDELTSFQLNLLNSSIDSGQLQLRDWTADPAWQVPLDNNLDSSAADLFVAAGADLVGTSFALPVKLGTFEVEVPATPGVYLLSADSSGSGIFQTMFLGKDSPDPIAVNSFGDLYIRGEDALPILKIEPTVADQLEGDSGSKIYQFTVHRSGDVSGTSSVDFAVIGSGANPASASDFANGILPTGTIAFLAGETEQTISIEVVGDLLVESDEEFVITLSNPANATLDADLTAQAIIRNDDSELSIAATDAVLTEGDSGTKSFLFTVTRTGDLSGAASVDYEVAGLGTNPADSADFGGSFPAGSVPFSAGETSKTISIEVSGDTEIEPDESFVVTLTNPIGAQLDAATANGEIVTDDFAPTYAPLDVNQDGTVDASTDGNLILATLFDLPPSNLSSFKGSSTLTVEQIHQNVIDLRSAGTLDVNESGTVDASTDGNLILAVLFDLPDLSPFMGSTLLTDVQIKNNVLALTKNSPVVPAGLFNDRLAREIPAIDESSPVVELDSERCIIVTGDVMTVGNQSNRSVIPDGELTINADPGAISGKVWDDANGNGVQDVGETGLSGWKVYVDENDNGQFDEANYAPISSTNVPVSITDNNTVSSNLSVSGLTGIISDVNITLNISHTYDSDLEVSLIAPTGESVLLFNRIGGSGNNFTGTTLDDEAVLAITAGSPPFTGTFRPQGSLSDFDGLNPNGTWTLSVTDHASLDTGQVTGWSLTFLTGEQFQTTDLNGDFVIDSLDAGSYSIRQVVEAGWRQLGPANDAAQVVAVADGVTTPNVDFRNQMLPGTLRGRVWQDQNANQAVDSSEPYLANWTVYLDLTDNRILDSGEPTAVTDSQGLYEFTDLAPGSYVIAQWLPTNWEQTYPGSTAPSPLFARAAENVYAPTSSSIQQMSSEGEDSPDTWWISSHWSGEQLVEVLGGTVNAIAEVTNAFLWNPGSSKAAQQALQILSAVPAIDVFWPNTTHQYTSRLVPNDPLYVDQWHLSNTGQSGGTAGIDANISGVWDAGITGNGVIIGIVDDGLQHTHPDLTNQYLAEYSIDINGNDSDPTPSSADPHGTSVAGVAAASFQNNEGGSGVAPNASLAGIRLTAAGVTDSQEATGLTYQSQFIDVYNNSWGPADSGAQLSGPGPQTVLALYKGVTSGRGGLGNIYVWAAGNGLTNNDNVNYDGYASSRYTIAVAAVDHNGIQSYYSEPGASILITAPSNGNTVGITTTDLVGSNGYSTGNYTNGFGGTSSASPLVAGVVALMLEANPQLTWRDVQHILANSAAVNDQGDSDWSTNGGGHQINHKYGFGMVDAEAAVALAQSWTTVGAEVMVDSGLLSVGSTITEGITGISTTVTIPENILVESVEVTFSATHSRRGDLQVELRSPDGTVSILSEPHSDTSNNYNGWVFTTLRHWDELSAGDWTLTVRDPVSGSVGTLDSWQLRLFGTAANPIDTSVYHVNLAPDEIIDSLDFGNRYTGTAPPVVTSIATNVGITDPAPLLSGQPTTDWSTQRSRLANIEVQFSESIADVDANDLVLRNLGISGDDNPAGIITLADGQLHVSADKLMIDLQGLKLPDGVYEIELLPSIVSLSGVALDGNADGIAGDAHMILGGSENGLFQLSADFDGDANVSEADFGAISYWFGSQPPSAPAYVDLNQDSGVSIQDFYLFQQVLGSSLTFPTTANGVSVTRMVPAATSIESDLVSDPATDGIAAKLETKERPFIYLTDSAVTSLICRPMEESRDPRQVAVPKPVFIGPTFTPPQLALLLESTELAIDKLNAHAQQVDGAWATYVEFIDDDLLDEIMELKGYRTS is encoded by the coding sequence ATGTCAGTCACACGTCGTCGAAACAGGCCAGCGGCACGGTGGAGTCATTCCACCCTTGGTCGGCTTGGTACTTTCGAGGCGTTAGAAGAACGCCGCCTGCTGGCGGTCGACTTGAGCTTTGTACCATCGGCAGGTACCGTTTCGGAGGAAAATGGTCTCCAGATTCTGACCACAAGCCCTGGGAGTGTGCTTCAGTTCTCCGTTCGATTGCAGGGTTTGGTAGATGAACTGACCAGTTTCCAACTCAACTTGCTTAACAGCTCCATCGATTCCGGCCAACTCCAGCTCCGCGACTGGACAGCGGATCCTGCCTGGCAAGTGCCGCTGGACAACAATCTTGACTCTTCGGCGGCAGATTTATTTGTGGCTGCCGGAGCCGACTTGGTCGGTACGTCTTTCGCACTTCCGGTAAAGCTGGGTACTTTCGAGGTAGAGGTACCGGCAACACCCGGTGTCTATCTCTTGTCGGCAGACTCAAGCGGCAGTGGCATATTCCAAACGATGTTCCTGGGAAAGGACAGCCCAGATCCCATTGCCGTCAATAGTTTTGGTGACCTCTACATCCGAGGCGAAGACGCGCTCCCAATTCTTAAGATCGAGCCAACGGTTGCGGACCAGCTTGAAGGGGATTCGGGAAGCAAGATCTATCAATTCACGGTGCACCGCTCAGGTGACGTGAGTGGAACTTCATCGGTTGATTTTGCCGTTATTGGAAGTGGCGCAAATCCTGCCAGCGCATCAGATTTCGCGAATGGCATTCTTCCTACAGGGACGATTGCATTTCTCGCTGGCGAAACCGAACAGACGATTTCGATCGAGGTTGTAGGGGACCTCTTGGTGGAATCGGATGAAGAATTTGTCATTACGCTCTCAAACCCTGCCAATGCAACGCTCGACGCAGACCTCACTGCTCAGGCAATCATCCGAAACGATGACTCTGAACTTTCGATTGCCGCGACCGATGCCGTTCTCACAGAAGGTGATAGCGGAACTAAATCTTTTTTATTCACGGTGACGCGTACAGGCGATTTATCCGGAGCGGCATCCGTGGACTACGAAGTCGCCGGGTTGGGCACCAATCCGGCTGATTCCGCGGACTTCGGTGGTAGCTTCCCTGCGGGCAGTGTGCCCTTCTCTGCGGGAGAGACATCGAAGACGATCTCGATCGAAGTGTCAGGGGATACCGAAATCGAACCGGATGAATCGTTCGTCGTTACTCTCACCAATCCCATTGGTGCTCAATTGGACGCGGCAACGGCCAACGGAGAGATCGTAACGGACGACTTCGCGCCGACATATGCGCCGCTCGATGTCAATCAAGATGGTACGGTAGACGCTTCGACCGATGGGAATCTGATCCTGGCGACCTTGTTTGACTTGCCACCCAGTAATTTAAGTAGCTTCAAAGGATCGTCGACGTTGACGGTGGAACAGATTCATCAAAACGTGATCGATTTGCGCTCCGCAGGCACTCTCGATGTGAATGAGAGCGGTACCGTGGATGCTTCGACGGATGGGAATCTGATCCTGGCAGTTTTGTTTGATCTACCCGATTTGTCGCCATTTATGGGAAGCACGCTCCTGACCGACGTGCAGATCAAAAACAATGTCTTAGCGCTCACGAAGAACTCGCCTGTGGTTCCCGCGGGACTTTTCAACGATCGCCTGGCACGCGAGATCCCCGCAATCGACGAGTCATCGCCAGTCGTTGAGCTTGATTCCGAACGCTGCATCATCGTTACGGGAGACGTGATGACCGTCGGCAATCAAAGCAATAGGTCGGTCATCCCCGACGGAGAATTGACCATCAATGCGGATCCAGGCGCGATATCGGGAAAGGTATGGGACGACGCGAATGGCAACGGAGTTCAAGATGTTGGCGAAACCGGGCTAAGTGGATGGAAGGTCTATGTCGACGAGAACGACAACGGGCAGTTTGATGAAGCGAACTATGCCCCCATTTCCTCGACGAATGTCCCGGTCTCGATCACCGATAACAATACTGTATCGTCCAATTTGAGCGTCTCTGGACTAACCGGCATCATTTCCGATGTAAATATCACGCTCAACATCAGTCATACGTACGACAGCGATCTCGAAGTCTCTCTGATTGCTCCTACCGGCGAAAGTGTGTTGCTGTTCAATCGGATTGGTGGAAGTGGAAACAACTTTACGGGAACAACGCTGGACGACGAGGCCGTACTCGCCATTACCGCAGGTTCGCCACCATTTACGGGCACGTTTCGGCCGCAGGGATCGCTATCCGACTTCGACGGATTGAATCCTAATGGAACTTGGACTTTGAGCGTAACCGACCATGCGAGTCTTGATACGGGTCAGGTCACAGGATGGTCGCTGACTTTCCTGACAGGAGAACAATTCCAAACAACGGACCTAAACGGGGATTTCGTCATTGATTCGCTCGATGCCGGAAGTTATTCGATCCGTCAGGTAGTCGAGGCGGGTTGGCGGCAACTTGGTCCTGCAAATGACGCGGCGCAGGTGGTGGCCGTTGCCGATGGGGTGACGACGCCGAATGTTGATTTTCGCAATCAGATGCTGCCGGGAACGCTGCGAGGCCGTGTATGGCAGGACCAGAACGCCAACCAGGCCGTTGATTCGAGCGAACCGTACCTCGCAAATTGGACGGTCTATCTTGACCTGACCGACAACCGCATTCTGGATTCCGGCGAGCCGACTGCGGTAACTGACTCGCAAGGGCTCTATGAGTTCACCGACCTCGCGCCGGGCAGCTACGTTATAGCTCAATGGCTTCCAACCAATTGGGAACAGACCTATCCAGGTAGCACCGCACCATCCCCCCTTTTCGCTCGTGCTGCCGAGAATGTGTATGCGCCGACGTCTTCCAGCATTCAGCAGATGTCAAGCGAGGGAGAAGACTCGCCTGATACCTGGTGGATAAGTAGCCACTGGAGCGGCGAGCAACTGGTCGAAGTGCTGGGAGGTACCGTCAACGCGATTGCGGAAGTGACCAATGCTTTCCTCTGGAATCCCGGCAGTTCGAAGGCCGCGCAGCAGGCATTGCAAATTTTGTCAGCGGTGCCGGCAATTGACGTGTTCTGGCCGAATACAACGCATCAATACACGTCACGGCTTGTTCCGAACGACCCGTTGTACGTCGATCAATGGCACCTTTCCAACACGGGCCAGAGTGGCGGCACGGCTGGTATCGATGCTAACATTTCAGGTGTCTGGGACGCGGGAATCACCGGAAACGGCGTGATCATTGGTATTGTCGACGATGGTCTCCAGCACACCCATCCTGATCTGACGAATCAGTATCTGGCAGAATATAGCATCGACATCAACGGGAACGACAGTGATCCGACTCCCTCGTCCGCTGATCCGCATGGAACTTCGGTTGCTGGTGTCGCGGCGGCTTCTTTCCAAAACAACGAGGGCGGAAGTGGCGTTGCCCCGAATGCTTCTCTTGCAGGGATTCGTCTAACGGCCGCCGGGGTCACCGACTCTCAGGAAGCTACTGGACTTACTTATCAGTCGCAGTTCATCGATGTCTACAACAATAGTTGGGGACCTGCTGATTCGGGTGCGCAGCTGTCAGGCCCAGGTCCACAGACGGTATTGGCTTTGTATAAAGGTGTCACTTCTGGGCGAGGTGGTCTGGGGAACATATATGTGTGGGCGGCTGGCAACGGGCTTACCAACAACGATAACGTCAACTACGACGGCTACGCCAGTTCGCGGTATACGATCGCCGTCGCGGCTGTCGATCACAACGGAATCCAGTCGTACTATAGCGAACCGGGGGCATCGATTCTTATAACCGCTCCTTCCAATGGTAACACGGTTGGAATCACGACGACGGATCTGGTGGGATCAAACGGCTACAGTACGGGAAACTACACCAACGGCTTCGGCGGCACGTCTTCCGCTTCGCCACTGGTTGCCGGCGTAGTCGCGCTCATGCTCGAAGCGAATCCCCAGCTTACTTGGCGCGATGTTCAGCATATCCTGGCCAATTCCGCTGCCGTCAACGATCAAGGGGACAGCGATTGGAGCACCAACGGTGGCGGCCACCAGATCAACCACAAATATGGCTTTGGCATGGTCGATGCTGAGGCCGCCGTAGCGCTTGCCCAGTCCTGGACGACGGTAGGTGCGGAAGTCATGGTCGATTCCGGTCTCTTATCGGTGGGTTCGACGATCACCGAAGGGATAACGGGCATTTCGACCACTGTTACCATTCCCGAGAATATTCTTGTGGAGTCTGTCGAGGTCACGTTCAGCGCCACCCACTCGCGTCGAGGCGATCTGCAAGTCGAGTTGCGGTCGCCTGATGGGACCGTATCAATCCTGTCCGAACCCCACAGCGACACGAGCAACAACTACAACGGATGGGTGTTTACGACGCTAAGGCACTGGGACGAATTGTCGGCTGGGGACTGGACGTTGACCGTCCGTGATCCGGTGTCGGGGAGTGTCGGGACATTGGATTCGTGGCAATTACGGCTATTCGGAACGGCGGCCAATCCCATCGATACGTCCGTTTACCACGTGAATTTGGCTCCGGACGAAATAATTGATAGCCTTGATTTTGGCAACCGGTATACAGGCACAGCACCGCCGGTCGTGACATCGATCGCGACAAACGTTGGTATTACCGATCCTGCTCCGCTGCTATCTGGTCAACCTACTACCGACTGGTCCACACAGCGTAGCCGATTAGCGAATATTGAAGTTCAATTCAGTGAGTCTATCGCTGATGTTGATGCGAATGATCTGGTCCTACGCAATCTGGGAATTTCAGGCGACGACAATCCCGCAGGGATAATTACCTTGGCCGATGGTCAGCTACATGTCAGCGCCGACAAATTGATGATCGATCTACAAGGTCTGAAGCTTCCAGATGGGGTCTACGAGATTGAACTGCTTCCCTCAATCGTGAGTCTTTCTGGCGTCGCTTTGGATGGCAATGCCGACGGAATCGCTGGAGATGCTCACATGATTTTGGGCGGAAGTGAGAACGGTCTCTTCCAACTCAGCGCCGACTTCGATGGGGACGCGAACGTTTCCGAGGCCGACTTCGGAGCCATTTCCTATTGGTTCGGTAGCCAACCCCCCTCCGCACCTGCCTACGTTGACCTGAACCAGGATTCGGGAGTTTCGATTCAGGACTTTTATCTTTTTCAGCAGGTTCTGGGGAGTTCGCTAACTTTCCCCACCACAGCCAATGGTGTCTCAGTAACAAGGATGGTTCCCGCGGCGACTTCAATTGAATCGGACTTGGTAAGTGACCCTGCAACCGATGGTATTGCCGCCAAGTTGGAGACCAAAGAGCGTCCCTTTATCTACCTGACAGATTCGGCCGTTACTTCTCTAATCTGTCGGCCAATGGAGGAGTCCCGAGATCCACGCCAGGTGGCGGTCCCTAAGCCCGTTTTCATTGGTCCTACCTTCACGCCACCGCAACTGGCTTTGCTCCTTGAGTCAACGGAATTGGCAATTGATAAGTTGAATGCCCACGCTCAGCAGGTCGACGGTGCGTGGGCCACGTACGTTGAGTTCATCGACGACGATTTGTTAGATGAGATCATGGAACTGAAAGGATACCGAACATCCTAG
- a CDS encoding Calx-beta domain-containing protein: MIKRVKSSGRSNKRTDRKRWRGLRLELCELRLLLTGEMQFVWADDAIAAPSTALDIPVQYQTLDVDGDPLNALASGLGLRMHFDSTKLTFDGLGGTFTEDIFFNPDTVTLQDDVSDLDNDPTTDKYLTAVWNDLIQVDGGWPSSGSQPLTLYTANFTTALGFSGQTSVNFTSSSPGTNPSSGLPYEFKAQSSLVSVPPMLSVVATDANKNEGDSGTTDFTFNVIRSGVTSESSTVDYTITGSGTNAADASDFGGSLPNGQITFAAGETSKTITVPVSGDTQFELDEEFTVTLENPARATIQTETVTGTILNDDTAIPTITAIDDQVIDEDGTTGALAFTLGDLDTDLDSLVITASSDNLSLVPDENIVFGGSGANRTVEVSPAADASGSAEITVSVFDGTNTTTENLTVMVNPINDKPTITAIGDVTIRLDGATPQLPFAVGDIDDDVNTLVVSAVSDNQALLPDSQIVVSDTGANRTIQATPVSGQEGVANITVTVADSSSNTTEQFAITVSSDGVELFFEFDVPGMGKFSQLDEVVLAADREYFVTVYADKLPAIDLISYQLNFAQSDLGAGLLALSDWSTAFSLPVDSSLSTPSDTLVAAANLQSKITPVALGTFKLSTPSAAGIGPEGILLSLDKLTGQETSDTTIGNLNGQSLLIVDYGDVVIHLDGTAPTVTNIEANVDLVDPVDLPTGAQPAGWTAQRSDVRNIVVTFDEPIAEVVAADLVLTNLGIDADVYADQVITLTDGQLSVDGNTLTIIFAPYELSDGIYQLDVLPTVTDVLGNSLDGDKDTHGGDAFVEVGSVVNKLFKLTGDYNGSGGVNILDSATPIYWFGSDQAPQYVDLNQSGAINILDFSGYVANFGVELTFPPEVLAAQSGRTLALSSEPFETVESSTELEVATASTTADQTTQYAASSTGRLLDGEPVSGPIMQPPIALVVLSNNRKRVSVGAEIEEDSELDLASSSDEELPPPLPDQQVIDAVMSQVCEPEFDVLVEQEELESFLEVVDADGYFAW, from the coding sequence TTGATCAAGCGAGTTAAGTCTTCAGGTCGCAGCAACAAGCGGACGGATCGTAAGCGTTGGCGAGGCCTTCGCCTTGAACTCTGCGAATTGCGGTTGCTGCTGACAGGAGAGATGCAGTTCGTATGGGCCGACGATGCCATTGCGGCACCATCGACGGCACTCGATATTCCAGTTCAGTATCAGACGCTCGACGTTGACGGCGACCCATTGAATGCGTTGGCTTCGGGGCTTGGTCTCCGGATGCATTTCGATTCCACCAAGCTGACGTTCGACGGTCTTGGCGGAACGTTTACGGAAGATATCTTCTTCAACCCCGACACGGTAACACTGCAGGATGACGTTTCCGATTTAGACAACGACCCGACTACCGACAAGTATCTGACGGCCGTTTGGAACGATTTAATCCAGGTCGATGGGGGATGGCCGTCGTCCGGAAGTCAACCGCTGACGCTTTATACAGCCAATTTCACGACGGCCTTGGGCTTTTCAGGGCAGACTTCCGTCAACTTTACAAGCAGCAGTCCCGGCACCAATCCCTCGTCGGGTTTGCCATATGAGTTTAAAGCTCAATCGTCTTTGGTCTCAGTCCCTCCCATGCTGAGTGTCGTTGCAACCGATGCCAACAAAAATGAAGGCGATAGTGGAACAACCGACTTCACGTTCAATGTTATCCGGTCGGGAGTCACCAGCGAAAGCTCAACGGTCGACTATACCATTACAGGAAGTGGCACAAACGCTGCCGACGCTTCTGACTTCGGCGGGAGCTTGCCAAACGGCCAGATCACATTCGCGGCAGGAGAGACCTCGAAGACGATCACAGTTCCTGTTAGCGGTGATACGCAGTTCGAATTGGATGAAGAGTTTACCGTCACGCTCGAGAATCCCGCCAGGGCAACGATTCAAACCGAAACGGTAACGGGAACCATCCTCAACGACGACACCGCAATTCCTACGATAACGGCTATTGATGATCAGGTGATTGATGAGGATGGAACTACCGGTGCCCTTGCCTTTACGCTCGGAGACCTCGACACGGACCTTGATTCCCTCGTCATTACGGCATCCTCCGATAACCTGTCCCTGGTGCCTGATGAAAACATCGTCTTCGGAGGATCTGGGGCCAATCGTACGGTTGAAGTCAGCCCGGCCGCCGATGCCTCGGGATCGGCGGAGATTACCGTATCGGTCTTCGATGGCACGAATACGACGACCGAGAACTTAACGGTCATGGTCAATCCAATCAATGACAAGCCCACCATCACCGCGATTGGCGACGTAACGATCCGCCTTGACGGTGCTACTCCACAGTTGCCATTCGCGGTCGGAGATATCGACGACGACGTAAACACGCTGGTCGTCTCGGCTGTATCGGACAATCAAGCACTGCTGCCTGATTCGCAGATTGTCGTCTCAGATACCGGGGCCAATCGGACTATCCAGGCAACTCCAGTTTCTGGCCAAGAAGGAGTCGCGAATATCACGGTGACCGTGGCAGATAGTTCGTCAAATACAACGGAGCAGTTTGCGATAACGGTCTCGTCCGATGGAGTTGAGTTATTCTTCGAATTTGATGTGCCTGGCATGGGCAAGTTTTCGCAGCTGGATGAAGTCGTTCTGGCTGCTGATCGTGAGTACTTTGTCACAGTCTATGCCGACAAGCTGCCTGCTATCGACCTGATCAGCTACCAACTCAATTTCGCCCAATCGGACTTGGGAGCTGGCCTGTTAGCGCTGAGTGATTGGTCAACAGCGTTTTCACTTCCTGTTGATAGTAGTCTATCCACGCCGTCTGATACCCTGGTTGCCGCAGCGAACTTGCAGTCGAAGATCACACCGGTCGCTTTGGGTACCTTTAAACTTTCAACACCTTCGGCCGCAGGCATCGGGCCCGAGGGGATTTTGCTATCGCTTGACAAACTTACAGGACAAGAAACGTCCGACACGACAATTGGTAACCTCAATGGTCAGTCGCTACTAATTGTCGACTATGGAGATGTTGTCATTCACCTGGACGGCACCGCGCCGACTGTTACCAACATCGAGGCAAATGTTGATTTGGTCGATCCGGTGGACCTCCCGACGGGCGCACAACCCGCGGGGTGGACAGCGCAGCGAAGCGACGTGCGAAATATCGTGGTTACTTTCGATGAACCCATTGCGGAAGTGGTTGCGGCGGATCTGGTACTGACGAATTTGGGCATTGATGCCGATGTCTATGCCGATCAGGTGATCACGTTGACCGATGGTCAGCTTTCGGTAGATGGCAACACCCTGACGATCATCTTTGCTCCCTACGAGCTTTCTGATGGGATCTATCAACTCGACGTGTTGCCTACCGTGACCGACGTGCTGGGCAACAGCCTCGATGGTGACAAGGACACCCATGGGGGAGACGCGTTTGTCGAAGTGGGAAGTGTGGTGAACAAGTTGTTCAAACTTACCGGCGACTACAACGGCAGCGGGGGCGTTAATATTCTCGATTCAGCTACCCCGATCTATTGGTTTGGTTCCGATCAGGCCCCGCAGTACGTCGACCTGAATCAGTCGGGGGCAATCAACATTCTTGACTTCTCAGGCTACGTGGCCAACTTCGGTGTCGAGTTGACTTTCCCGCCCGAAGTACTCGCTGCACAGTCCGGTCGAACTCTTGCCCTCAGCAGTGAACCATTCGAAACGGTTGAGAGTTCTACTGAGTTAGAGGTAGCAACTGCGTCAACTACGGCTGACCAAACGACGCAATACGCTGCGTCTTCGACAGGAAGGCTGTTGGACGGGGAACCCGTTTCGGGTCCAATCATGCAGCCTCCCATCGCACTTGTCGTCCTGTCGAACAATCGCAAAAGGGTAAGTGTCGGCGCGGAAATTGAAGAAGATTCGGAATTAGACCTGGCTAGCTCGAGCGATGAAGAATTGCCCCCACCACTTCCGGACCAACAAGTCATTGATGCGGTGATGAGCCAGGTTTGTGAACCAGAGTTTGACGTTCTTGTTGAGCAGGAAGAATTGGAATCTTTTCTTGAAGTAGTTGATGCCGACGGCTATTTCGCGTGGTAG